The following proteins come from a genomic window of Paenibacillus spongiae:
- the pyrF gene encoding orotidine-5'-phosphate decarboxylase, producing the protein MDNLTREAAAGRIMVALDYPEAAAAEALLGALQGIPCYMKVGMQLFYAAGPAFVAGLKEQGYNVFLDLKMHDIPNTVKGGASSITKLGVDMFNVHAAGGLRMMESALEGVEAVLPAGAKRPAVIAVTQLTSTSQAVLNEEIGISGSTEAAVLRYAALAKQAGLDGVVASPQEVQVIKAACGSAFQTVTPGIRPAGADAGDQSRIMTPRQALMQGTDYMVIGRPITASADPRSALESIIEELI; encoded by the coding sequence ATGGACAACCTGACGAGGGAAGCGGCGGCAGGCCGTATTATGGTCGCGCTGGATTATCCGGAAGCTGCTGCTGCCGAAGCGCTGCTTGGCGCACTGCAAGGAATTCCCTGCTACATGAAAGTCGGCATGCAGCTGTTCTATGCGGCTGGTCCGGCATTCGTGGCAGGGCTGAAGGAGCAGGGCTATAACGTATTCCTCGACCTGAAGATGCATGATATTCCAAACACCGTTAAAGGCGGCGCGAGCAGTATAACGAAACTGGGCGTGGATATGTTTAACGTACATGCAGCCGGGGGCCTTCGCATGATGGAGTCGGCACTGGAAGGGGTAGAAGCGGTTCTTCCTGCCGGAGCGAAGAGGCCGGCCGTCATAGCCGTTACCCAATTGACGAGCACCAGTCAAGCCGTGCTGAATGAGGAAATCGGAATAAGCGGTTCGACCGAAGCAGCCGTCCTCCGTTATGCGGCGCTCGCCAAGCAAGCCGGCCTGGATGGTGTCGTCGCCTCGCCTCAGGAAGTGCAAGTCATTAAAGCGGCATGCGGGAGCGCCTTCCAGACGGTAACGCCCGGCATCCGGCCCGCCGGCGCGGATGCGGGCGACCAGTCGCGAATTATGACTCCGCGTCAAGCTCTTATGCAAGGCACCGATTACATGGTCATCGGAAGACCGATTACCGCTTCCGCGGATCCCAGATCGGCATTGGAATCAATCATTGAGGAGCTGATATAA
- a CDS encoding dihydroorotase, with protein MALWILNGKLWDESAGSLATKHIQVGDGVIQAIVDGEGGLPETAGHDTVDAAGKLVSAGFIDMHVHLREPGFEYKEDIASGTRSAAKGGFTTIACMPNTRPVADTPDTIRYILDKAAAEGVVKVLPYAAITKNELGRELTDFAALKEAGAIGYTDDGVGVQNAQMMKDAMKLAKSLGMPVIAHCEDDSLVKGAWASEGKFAQKHGLKGIPNESEAIHVGRDILLSEATGVHYHVCHVSTEQSVRLIRMAKQIGINVTAEVCPHHLILSDEDIPGFDANWKMNPPLRTPRDVQAVIEGLEDGTLDMVVTDHAPHSAEEKARGVDLAPFGIVGFETAFPLLYTKFVRTGKWTLGFLLKRMTEDPARVFGLAQGSIAVGKPADLTIVDLEGEREVKPETFLSKGTNTPFGGWKLYGWPVFTVVNGNVVWSE; from the coding sequence ATGGCATTATGGATTTTGAATGGCAAGCTGTGGGACGAATCGGCGGGAAGCCTAGCAACCAAGCATATACAAGTTGGCGATGGCGTCATACAGGCGATTGTGGACGGTGAAGGCGGTCTTCCGGAAACGGCAGGACATGATACGGTCGATGCAGCCGGAAAGCTGGTGTCCGCAGGGTTTATCGATATGCACGTCCATCTTCGCGAGCCCGGCTTCGAATATAAAGAAGATATTGCGAGCGGCACGCGTTCCGCTGCCAAAGGCGGGTTCACGACCATCGCCTGCATGCCTAACACGCGCCCCGTGGCGGATACGCCCGATACGATCCGGTACATACTGGACAAAGCGGCGGCCGAGGGCGTTGTGAAGGTGCTGCCTTATGCAGCCATTACGAAGAACGAGCTCGGACGCGAGCTGACGGATTTCGCCGCATTGAAGGAAGCCGGCGCGATCGGATATACGGACGACGGCGTAGGCGTTCAGAATGCGCAGATGATGAAGGATGCCATGAAACTGGCCAAGTCCCTCGGCATGCCGGTCATCGCCCATTGCGAGGACGACTCGCTGGTCAAAGGAGCTTGGGCGTCCGAAGGGAAGTTTGCGCAGAAGCACGGGTTAAAGGGAATACCGAATGAGTCCGAGGCCATCCATGTCGGCCGCGACATTCTCCTCTCGGAAGCGACAGGCGTTCACTACCACGTCTGCCACGTCAGCACGGAGCAATCGGTCCGGCTCATCCGGATGGCGAAGCAAATCGGAATCAACGTGACGGCAGAGGTTTGCCCGCATCACTTGATTTTGTCGGATGAAGATATTCCGGGATTTGACGCCAATTGGAAAATGAACCCTCCGCTGCGGACGCCGCGCGATGTTCAGGCGGTTATCGAAGGCCTGGAGGACGGCACGCTCGATATGGTCGTCACCGACCACGCGCCGCATAGTGCGGAGGAGAAAGCGCGCGGCGTGGATCTGGCGCCGTTCGGCATCGTCGGCTTCGAAACGGCGTTTCCGCTCCTGTACACGAAGTTCGTACGGACCGGGAAGTGGACGCTCGGGTTTCTGCTGAAGCGGATGACCGAGGATCCGGCTCGCGTATTCGGCCTTGCGCAAGGCAGTATCGCCGTCGGCAAGCCTGCGGATCTGACCATCGTCGACCTGGAAGGCGAGCGCGAGGTGAAGCCGGAGACGTTCTTATCCAAAGGGACGAACACGCCGTTCGGCGGGTGGAAGCTGTATGGCTGGCCGGTATTCACGGTAGTTAACGGCAACGTCGTCTGGTCAGAGTAA
- a CDS encoding carbamoyl phosphate synthase small subunit — MQARLLLEDGTLFTGLAFGAEGQSNGEVVFNTGITGYQEVLSDPSYCGQIVTMTYPLIGNYGITRDDFESVRPFIHGFVVRRHEPVPSNWRAEYTLDRLLKEYGIIGISDIDTRMLTRILRHHGTMKGILTTGAERVEELQERLSASPLMRDQVARTSTPSIFSSPGERERIVLVDYGAKSGILRDLTKRGCDVVVVPHDTTAEQIRRLNPDGIQLSNGPGDPKDVPHAVKMIQELLGEYPIFGICLGHQLFALACGADTSKLKFGHRGGNHPVKELKTNRCYITSQNHGYTVLEDSVKNTKLEVTHINNNDRTIEGLKHTEYPAFSVQYHPEAAPGPFDSSYLFDEFLEMIREHKKNNPQKPRQAQLAESLRGELQYAQK; from the coding sequence ATGCAAGCAAGATTGTTGTTGGAAGACGGAACGTTGTTCACGGGCCTCGCTTTTGGTGCGGAAGGGCAGTCGAACGGTGAGGTGGTGTTCAACACCGGCATTACGGGCTACCAGGAGGTGCTCTCCGACCCGTCGTATTGCGGACAGATCGTAACGATGACCTACCCGCTGATCGGGAACTACGGCATTACACGGGATGATTTCGAGTCGGTACGCCCGTTTATTCACGGCTTTGTCGTACGCCGTCACGAGCCGGTGCCAAGCAACTGGCGCGCGGAATATACGCTGGACCGGCTGCTGAAGGAATACGGCATTATCGGAATCAGCGATATCGATACCCGCATGCTGACCCGTATTCTTCGCCATCACGGTACGATGAAAGGCATTCTGACAACGGGAGCGGAGCGTGTGGAAGAGCTGCAAGAAAGGCTCTCGGCATCGCCGCTCATGCGCGATCAAGTTGCCCGCACATCGACGCCTAGCATCTTCTCCAGCCCGGGCGAACGCGAACGCATCGTTCTCGTCGACTACGGCGCGAAGAGCGGCATCCTGCGCGATCTGACGAAACGCGGCTGCGATGTTGTCGTCGTCCCTCATGATACGACGGCTGAACAAATTCGCCGCTTGAATCCGGACGGCATTCAGCTCTCCAACGGCCCCGGGGATCCGAAGGATGTTCCGCATGCCGTGAAGATGATCCAAGAGCTGCTTGGCGAATATCCGATCTTCGGAATCTGCCTTGGCCATCAGCTGTTCGCCCTCGCTTGCGGCGCCGACACGTCGAAGCTGAAATTCGGCCACCGCGGAGGCAATCACCCGGTGAAGGAATTGAAGACGAATCGCTGTTACATCACCTCGCAGAACCATGGCTACACGGTTCTGGAGGACTCGGTCAAGAACACGAAGCTGGAAGTTACGCATATCAACAATAACGACCGTACGATTGAAGGGCTGAAGCATACCGAATATCCGGCCTTCTCGGTGCAGTACCACCCGGAAGCGGCGCCCGGACCTTTCGATTCGAGCTACCTGTTCGACGAGTTCCTGGAGATGATCCGCGAACACAAGAAGAATAACCCGCAGAAACCGCGGCAAGCCCAGCTTGCAGAGTCATTGAGAGGAGAGCTGCAGTATGCCCAGAAATAA
- the carB gene encoding carbamoyl-phosphate synthase large subunit — MPRNNELKKILVIGSGPIVIGQAAEFDYAGTQACQALKEEGYEVVLINSNPATIMTDTNMADKVYIEPITLDFVTQIIRQERPDGLLPTLGGQTGLNMAVELARAGVLERENVKLLGTQLSAIEKAEDRDLFRDLMRELEQPVPESVIVTNVEEAVDFANEIGYPIIVRPAYTLGGTGGGICTNEEELLEIVASGIRYSPISQCLIEKSIAGMKEVEYEVMRDANDNCIVVCNMENFDPVGVHTGDSIVVAPSQTLSDREYQMLRSASLKIIRALNIEGGCNVQFALDPHSYQYYVIEVNPRVSRSSALASKATGYPIAKMAAKIATGYTLDEIVNPVTGQTYACFEPTLDYIVSKIPRWPFDKFTSANRKLGTQMKATGEVMAIGRTFEESIHKAVRSLEIGAHRLYLKEAASLDEETLRNRLQKPDDERMFLVAEAFRRGYQLQDIQDLTSIDWWFLEKIEGIVRFEDELRRSAALTGELLYSAKRKGFSDRSIAEIRQEGGHSTLINEHDIRALRLEQGLKPVYKMVDTCAAEFEATTPYYYSTYETENEVTETTKEKVLVLGSGPIRIGQGIEFDYSTVHAVWAIQNAGYEAVIINNNPETVSTDFSTSDRLYFEPLFFEDVMNVIEQEKPIGVIVQFGGQTAINLAAPLTKAGVRILGSDLESIDAAEDRKKFEALLRKLEIAQPKGKTVTSVGEAVETAQSLGYPVLVRPSYVLGGRAMEIVYSDDELLTYMEQAVKINPEHPVLIDRYMLGKEAEVDAICDGETVLIPGIMEHVERAGVHSGDSIAVYPPQSLSDELKQQMVDITIRIAKELRVIGLVNIQFVIFQDQVYVIEVNPRSSRTVPFLSKVTNIPMANLATKAILGTKLASLGYSEGLWPEDEYVSVKVPVFSFAKLRRVDPTLTPEMKSTGEVMGRDMQYAKALYKGLVGAGMRIPPTGAIIATVADKDKPEALEILRGFYELGYNIIATGGTADSLEEAGLRVKRVNKLSEGSPNILDLIRDGQAHFVVNTLTKGKTPERDGFRIRREAVENGVVCMTSLDTVRALLNMLVTINFSSRPMPVQQ, encoded by the coding sequence ATGCCCAGAAATAATGAACTGAAAAAAATTCTCGTGATCGGCTCCGGCCCGATCGTTATCGGACAAGCAGCGGAGTTCGACTACGCAGGAACGCAAGCATGCCAAGCCTTGAAGGAAGAAGGCTATGAGGTCGTCCTCATCAACAGCAATCCGGCCACGATTATGACCGATACGAACATGGCCGACAAAGTATACATCGAGCCGATTACGCTCGATTTCGTCACTCAAATTATCCGCCAGGAGCGTCCGGACGGCTTGCTGCCGACGCTTGGCGGGCAAACCGGCCTGAATATGGCCGTTGAGCTGGCGCGTGCCGGAGTGCTCGAGCGGGAGAATGTCAAATTGCTGGGCACGCAACTGTCCGCCATCGAAAAAGCGGAGGACCGCGATTTGTTCCGCGACCTGATGCGCGAGCTGGAGCAGCCCGTACCGGAGAGCGTTATTGTCACCAACGTGGAAGAAGCGGTCGATTTCGCCAATGAGATCGGCTACCCGATCATCGTTCGTCCCGCCTATACGCTTGGAGGAACAGGCGGCGGCATATGTACGAACGAAGAAGAACTGCTTGAGATCGTCGCATCGGGTATCCGTTACAGCCCGATCAGCCAATGCCTGATCGAGAAATCGATCGCCGGCATGAAGGAAGTCGAATATGAAGTCATGCGCGATGCGAACGATAACTGTATCGTCGTCTGCAACATGGAGAACTTCGATCCGGTCGGCGTTCATACCGGCGACTCGATCGTCGTGGCGCCGAGCCAGACGCTGTCCGACAGAGAGTACCAAATGCTCCGCTCGGCATCGCTGAAGATCATTCGCGCATTGAATATCGAAGGCGGCTGTAACGTACAGTTCGCACTTGATCCGCACAGCTATCAATACTATGTCATCGAAGTTAATCCGCGGGTCAGCCGCTCATCGGCACTCGCCTCCAAGGCAACGGGCTACCCGATTGCGAAGATGGCGGCCAAGATCGCTACCGGCTATACGCTGGATGAGATCGTCAACCCGGTAACCGGGCAAACCTATGCATGCTTCGAGCCAACGCTGGACTACATCGTATCGAAGATTCCGCGCTGGCCGTTCGATAAATTTACTTCCGCTAACCGGAAGCTGGGTACGCAGATGAAAGCAACAGGGGAAGTCATGGCAATCGGCCGCACCTTCGAGGAATCCATTCATAAAGCGGTCCGCTCGCTGGAGATTGGCGCCCACCGGCTTTATCTGAAGGAAGCAGCTTCATTGGATGAGGAAACGCTTCGCAACCGTCTGCAGAAGCCGGACGACGAGCGGATGTTCCTGGTCGCAGAAGCCTTCCGCCGCGGCTATCAGCTGCAGGACATTCAAGATTTGACGAGCATCGACTGGTGGTTCCTCGAAAAAATCGAAGGTATCGTCCGGTTTGAAGATGAGCTTCGCCGCTCTGCAGCTCTGACGGGCGAATTGCTCTACAGCGCGAAACGCAAAGGCTTCTCCGACCGTTCCATCGCCGAAATTCGTCAGGAAGGCGGTCATTCCACGCTGATCAATGAGCATGATATTCGTGCGCTGCGTCTGGAGCAAGGCCTGAAGCCGGTATACAAGATGGTTGATACTTGCGCTGCCGAGTTCGAAGCGACGACGCCTTACTACTACTCCACTTACGAGACGGAGAACGAAGTAACCGAGACAACGAAGGAGAAAGTGCTCGTGCTCGGCTCGGGCCCGATCCGCATCGGCCAAGGCATCGAGTTCGACTACTCGACGGTTCACGCGGTATGGGCGATTCAGAACGCGGGGTACGAAGCGGTTATTATCAACAATAACCCGGAAACCGTATCGACCGACTTCTCGACTTCCGATCGTCTGTACTTCGAGCCGCTCTTCTTCGAAGACGTGATGAACGTCATCGAGCAGGAGAAGCCAATCGGCGTTATCGTTCAGTTCGGCGGCCAAACGGCGATCAACCTGGCTGCGCCGCTTACGAAAGCCGGCGTTCGCATTCTCGGCTCGGACCTGGAGAGCATCGATGCGGCAGAAGACCGCAAAAAATTCGAGGCGCTGCTGCGTAAGCTCGAAATTGCTCAGCCGAAAGGCAAAACGGTGACCTCGGTAGGCGAAGCGGTCGAGACGGCGCAAAGCCTGGGCTATCCGGTTCTTGTCCGTCCGTCGTACGTCCTTGGCGGCCGCGCGATGGAAATCGTCTACTCCGACGATGAGCTTCTGACCTATATGGAGCAGGCCGTGAAGATCAATCCGGAGCATCCGGTACTGATCGACCGCTACATGCTCGGCAAAGAAGCGGAAGTCGACGCGATTTGCGACGGCGAGACGGTGCTCATCCCGGGCATCATGGAGCATGTCGAGCGCGCGGGCGTTCACTCGGGCGACTCCATCGCGGTCTATCCGCCGCAATCGCTGTCGGATGAGCTGAAGCAGCAGATGGTCGACATCACCATCAGGATCGCGAAGGAACTGAGAGTAATAGGCCTGGTCAATATCCAGTTCGTCATCTTCCAGGACCAGGTGTATGTCATCGAGGTTAACCCGCGTTCGTCGCGTACCGTGCCGTTCCTTAGCAAAGTAACGAACATTCCGATGGCAAACCTGGCGACGAAGGCCATTCTCGGTACGAAGCTGGCATCGCTCGGCTACTCGGAAGGCCTATGGCCGGAAGACGAATATGTCTCCGTCAAGGTACCGGTATTCTCGTTCGCGAAGCTGCGCCGCGTTGACCCGACGCTGACGCCGGAGATGAAATCGACCGGTGAAGTTATGGGCCGCGATATGCAGTATGCGAAGGCGCTCTACAAAGGTCTGGTCGGCGCGGGTATGCGCATTCCGCCAACCGGCGCAATCATTGCAACGGTAGCCGATAAAGACAAGCCGGAAGCGCTCGAAATTCTGCGCGGCTTCTACGAGCTCGGCTACAACATTATCGCCACGGGCGGAACGGCTGACTCGCTTGAAGAAGCCGGATTGCGCGTGAAGCGCGTGAACAAGCTGAGCGAAGGCTCGCCGAACATTCTGGATCTCATTCGCGACGGTCAAGCTCACTTCGTGGTCAACACGCTGACGAAGGGCAAGACGCCTGAACGGGATGGCTTCCGGATTCGCCGCGAAGCGGTTGAGAACGGCGTCGTATGTATGACTTCGCTGGACACGGTCCGCGCGCTGCTCAACATGCTGGTAACGATCAACTTCTCTTCGCGTCCGATGCCGGTCCAGCAGTAG
- a CDS encoding ABC transporter ATP-binding protein, translating to MIALRTAGLCKSFQVKRKRPGLSGSIRSLVRPEWVERAAVSDVNLTVQAGETVAFLGPNGAGKSTTIKMLTGILHPTSGNAEVLGYTPWRERTKLAYRIGAVFGQKSQLWYHLPPIDTFDLISRIYELKRSDYLARRKDLIERFELETYMHTPVRKLSLGERMRCEIAASFLHRPQLLFLDEPTIGLDVLVKQRIRELIRELNVKEGTTVFLTSHDAGDVEELCSRAVVIHHGGILLDASVEQLKRGILNRKTITLTLKPDSPMSVQTAAIPGTEIVSKEGRRMKLSVDLSNTDMDTVLGAIVGKVKLEDVTVEDPPLEEIIKHIYGLRKGGLGSEDERDASFQAGAGAGGRSG from the coding sequence ATGATCGCACTTCGGACAGCAGGGCTATGCAAATCGTTCCAGGTCAAACGCAAGAGACCCGGCTTATCCGGCAGCATTCGTTCTTTGGTTCGGCCGGAATGGGTGGAGAGAGCGGCGGTAAGCGACGTTAATCTGACAGTTCAGGCCGGCGAAACGGTCGCTTTCCTGGGACCGAACGGAGCGGGGAAATCGACGACGATCAAGATGCTTACCGGCATTCTGCATCCGACCTCCGGTAACGCCGAGGTGCTTGGCTATACGCCATGGCGCGAACGAACGAAGCTGGCCTACCGGATCGGCGCGGTATTCGGACAGAAATCCCAGCTGTGGTATCACCTCCCGCCTATAGACACGTTCGATTTAATCAGCCGGATCTATGAACTGAAACGGAGCGATTATTTGGCGCGGAGAAAGGATCTGATTGAACGGTTCGAGCTTGAGACATACATGCACACACCGGTCCGCAAGCTTTCCCTTGGCGAGCGCATGCGCTGTGAAATTGCCGCATCGTTCCTCCACAGGCCGCAGCTGCTGTTTCTCGATGAACCGACGATCGGCCTCGACGTTCTGGTGAAGCAGCGCATCCGCGAGCTCATTCGCGAATTGAACGTCAAGGAAGGCACCACCGTTTTCTTAACCTCCCATGATGCCGGTGACGTGGAGGAGCTGTGCTCGAGAGCGGTCGTCATTCATCATGGCGGGATTCTCCTGGATGCGAGTGTGGAACAGTTGAAGCGCGGCATTTTGAACCGGAAGACGATTACCCTCACCTTGAAACCCGATTCGCCAATGTCCGTTCAAACGGCTGCTATACCCGGCACGGAGATCGTATCGAAAGAAGGACGGAGAATGAAGCTGTCCGTAGATCTCAGCAATACCGACATGGATACGGTTCTCGGTGCGATCGTCGGGAAAGTGAAGCTGGAAGATGTTACGGTCGAGGATCCGCCGCTGGAAGAAATCATTAAGCACATTTACGGCTTGCGAAAGGGCGGGCTTGGATCGGAAGACGAGCGTGATGCATCGTTTCAAGCCGGAGCCGGTGCAGGAGGGAGAAGCGGATGA
- the pyrR gene encoding bifunctional pyr operon transcriptional regulator/uracil phosphoribosyltransferase PyrR, with product MKEGRIIMDETAIRRALTRIAHEIVEKNKGIEGCVLIGIRTRGIYIAERIADRIREIEGLPVEVNELDITLYRDDRGKDSGAAKDDGRQKLNVQDKRVILFDDVLYTGRTIRAAMDALMDCGRPQSIQLAVLVDRGHRELPIRPDYVGKNVPTSKQEQIILSLLEVDDEDKVTIIH from the coding sequence ATGAAGGAAGGCCGTATCATCATGGACGAAACGGCGATCCGTCGGGCACTCACGCGAATCGCGCATGAAATTGTCGAAAAGAATAAAGGAATAGAAGGGTGCGTGCTGATCGGTATCCGAACGCGGGGAATCTACATCGCGGAAAGAATCGCGGACCGCATTCGCGAAATCGAAGGTTTGCCGGTGGAAGTTAACGAGCTGGACATTACGCTGTACCGCGATGACCGGGGCAAGGATTCGGGTGCCGCTAAGGACGACGGCAGGCAGAAGCTGAACGTACAGGACAAACGCGTTATCCTGTTCGATGACGTGCTCTACACCGGGCGGACGATCCGGGCCGCGATGGACGCCTTGATGGACTGCGGCAGGCCGCAATCGATTCAGCTGGCTGTCCTGGTGGACCGCGGACACCGCGAGCTTCCGATCCGGCCGGATTACGTCGGCAAGAACGTGCCGACCTCCAAACAGGAACAAATCATATTATCGCTGCTCGAAGTGGACGATGAGGATAAAGTAACGATAATCCATTAA
- the pyrE gene encoding orotate phosphoribosyltransferase, which produces MSIPTLAQLPHEIAAGLLKIGAVALRPNEPFTWTSGLKSPIYCDNRLTMSYPEIRELIAEGFAAVIRERHPDCEAVAGIATGGIPHAAWVAQKLNLPMLYVRDKAKGHGKTNQIEGHFTKGQKVVLIEDLISTGGSSLKAAVAVREAGCEVQGVVAIFTYQFPHAAAAFAEEGIPLDTLSNYTALIETAVQQGVVKSEDVALLQSWRENPQAFGV; this is translated from the coding sequence ATGAGTATACCGACACTAGCGCAATTGCCGCACGAAATCGCTGCAGGATTGTTGAAGATCGGAGCCGTTGCGCTGCGTCCGAACGAGCCGTTCACGTGGACGTCCGGATTGAAATCGCCGATCTATTGCGATAACCGTCTTACGATGTCTTATCCGGAAATTCGCGAGCTGATCGCAGAGGGCTTCGCCGCCGTGATCAGGGAGCGTCATCCTGACTGCGAAGCCGTTGCAGGCATTGCAACCGGCGGCATTCCCCATGCAGCTTGGGTGGCGCAGAAGCTGAATCTGCCGATGCTGTATGTGCGGGATAAAGCAAAAGGACATGGCAAGACGAATCAAATCGAAGGCCACTTTACGAAAGGACAGAAGGTGGTCCTCATCGAGGATTTGATTTCGACCGGCGGCAGCTCGCTGAAAGCGGCCGTCGCTGTTCGTGAAGCCGGATGCGAGGTTCAAGGCGTCGTGGCCATCTTCACGTATCAGTTCCCGCATGCAGCCGCGGCATTCGCCGAGGAAGGTATTCCGCTGGATACGCTGTCCAACTATACGGCGCTTATTGAAACCGCCGTACAGCAGGGCGTTGTCAAAAGCGAGGACGTTGCGCTGCTGCAATCCTGGCGCGAGAATCCGCAGGCATTCGGCGTGTAA
- a CDS encoding LL-diaminopimelate aminotransferase — protein MTQINPNYTNLQGSYLFSEIAKRRTKFMQENPAAQMISLGIGDVTRGLPDAVIQAMHKAVDELADPGTFRGYGPEQGYDFLIQAIIDNDYKARGIDVQTNEVFVSDGSKCDVGNIQEIFSQDAVVAVQDPVYPVYVDTNVMAGRSGTFNAERNQYENIVYLPCRAENNFTPSLPDRKVDLIYLCYPNNPTGMTLSKEELKRWVDYAKANDCIILYDSAYEAFIQEKDVPRSIYEIEGAKEVAIEFRSFSKTAGFTGLRCAYTVVPRELKAKDESGNAVLVNDLWNRRHSTKFNGVSYVTQRGAEAIFSPEGKVQIASVIDYYMTNAGIIRDGLASLGLQVYGGVNAPYIWLKTPQGLDSWAFFDKLLSEANIVGTPGVGFGQSGQGYFRLTAFGSRENTEKAVERFTKLSL, from the coding sequence ATGACACAAATCAACCCCAACTATACAAATTTGCAAGGAAGCTATCTGTTCTCGGAAATTGCCAAGCGCAGGACGAAATTCATGCAGGAAAATCCCGCTGCCCAGATGATCAGCCTCGGAATCGGCGATGTAACGCGGGGACTTCCCGATGCGGTTATCCAAGCGATGCATAAAGCGGTGGACGAGCTCGCCGATCCCGGCACGTTCCGGGGCTACGGTCCTGAGCAGGGCTATGATTTTCTCATTCAAGCGATTATCGACAACGACTACAAAGCTCGCGGCATCGACGTCCAGACGAATGAAGTCTTCGTCAGCGACGGTTCTAAATGCGATGTCGGGAACATTCAAGAAATATTCAGCCAAGATGCAGTGGTGGCCGTACAGGATCCGGTGTATCCGGTCTATGTGGACACCAACGTCATGGCAGGCCGTTCCGGCACATTCAATGCGGAGCGGAACCAGTATGAGAACATTGTGTACCTTCCTTGCCGTGCGGAGAATAACTTCACGCCGAGCCTCCCGGACCGGAAGGTGGATCTGATCTACCTGTGCTATCCGAACAACCCGACCGGCATGACGCTCTCCAAGGAAGAATTGAAGCGTTGGGTTGATTACGCGAAGGCCAATGATTGCATCATTCTGTACGACTCCGCCTACGAAGCCTTCATTCAGGAGAAGGATGTACCGCGCAGCATTTACGAAATCGAAGGGGCCAAGGAAGTGGCGATCGAATTCCGCAGCTTCTCGAAGACGGCAGGTTTTACCGGGTTGCGCTGCGCGTACACGGTCGTCCCTCGTGAACTGAAAGCGAAGGATGAGAGCGGCAATGCCGTATTGGTCAACGACCTGTGGAACCGCAGGCACTCGACGAAGTTTAACGGCGTTTCTTACGTGACGCAGCGCGGGGCGGAGGCGATCTTCTCGCCGGAAGGCAAAGTGCAAATCGCATCGGTCATCGATTATTACATGACCAACGCGGGTATTATCCGTGACGGCCTGGCTTCCCTTGGCCTGCAGGTATACGGCGGCGTGAATGCGCCGTACATTTGGCTGAAAACGCCGCAAGGCCTGGATTCCTGGGCATTCTTCGACAAGCTGCTGTCCGAAGCTAATATCGTAGGAACCCCGGGAGTCGGATTCGGCCAGAGCGGCCAAGGCTATTTCCGTCTTACGGCCTTCGGCAGCCGAGAGAATACCGAGAAAGCAGTAGAGCGCTTCACCAAGCTTAGTCTGTAA
- a CDS encoding aspartate carbamoyltransferase catalytic subunit has product MATITTLKQRSLLGLKDLDKEEIVSILDRAAYWEGQADKVQPVIPGKFVANMFFENSTRTRFSFEVAEKRLGAEVLNFSAAVSSVQKGESIYDTVRTLESMGIDVGVIRLKPIGVLAELATKIKVPLINAGDGNNEHPTQALLDLYTMRKHFGELKGLTVSIIGDVLHSRVARSNLYALRKFGVNVKFCAPGNMASADLDAPYVSIDEALQSDVVMMLRVQLERHEHGIIKSAEDYREHYGLTVERAKRLAPHAIIMHPAPINRGVEIDDELVEHPQSRIFPQMQNGVPIRMAVIERALS; this is encoded by the coding sequence ATGGCGACTATCACGACTTTGAAACAACGGAGCCTGCTCGGACTGAAAGATCTCGACAAAGAAGAGATCGTTTCGATACTGGACCGCGCGGCATACTGGGAAGGGCAGGCGGACAAAGTGCAGCCGGTCATTCCCGGCAAATTCGTTGCCAACATGTTTTTTGAGAACAGCACGCGAACGCGCTTCTCGTTCGAGGTAGCCGAGAAACGGCTGGGGGCCGAGGTGCTCAATTTCTCGGCAGCCGTATCGAGCGTACAGAAGGGCGAATCGATATACGATACGGTTCGGACGCTGGAATCGATGGGAATCGATGTGGGGGTAATCCGGTTGAAACCGATCGGCGTACTCGCCGAGCTGGCGACGAAAATCAAAGTGCCGCTCATCAATGCGGGAGACGGCAACAATGAGCATCCAACGCAGGCGCTGCTCGACTTGTATACGATGCGCAAACATTTTGGCGAGCTGAAAGGGCTGACGGTTTCCATCATCGGCGACGTTCTGCACAGCCGAGTAGCGCGGTCAAACCTGTATGCGCTGCGGAAATTCGGCGTCAACGTCAAATTTTGCGCTCCGGGCAACATGGCTTCTGCGGATTTGGACGCGCCTTACGTCTCGATAGACGAAGCGCTTCAATCGGATGTGGTCATGATGCTGCGCGTGCAGCTGGAACGGCATGAGCATGGAATCATCAAGTCAGCCGAGGATTACCGGGAACATTACGGTCTTACGGTTGAGCGGGCCAAACGTCTTGCGCCGCATGCCATTATTATGCACCCGGCCCCGATCAACCGCGGCGTGGAAATCGACGATGAGCTGGTAGAGCATCCGCAATCGCGCATTTTTCCGCAGATGCAGAACGGCGTTCCGATTCGAATGGCCGTTATCGAGCGCGCGCTCAGCTAA